The Sulfurospirillum diekertiae genomic sequence CCAAGATAAGGCAAAAAAAATGTTTAAAAGATTTAGAAGACTTAGAATGAATGCAACACTTCGCTCACTCGTGCGCGAAACAACACTTAGTATGGACGATTTTATTTATCCATTGTTCGCCAAAAATGGCGAAGGGTTTAAAAAAGAGATTAGCTCAATGCCCGGCGTGTATCAGATGAGCATTGATGAGATTGTCAAAGAGTGTGGTGTTTTGCAAGAGCTTGGCATTAACTCGATTATTTTATTTGGTATTCCTGAGGTAAAAGACAGCGTAGGAAGTGATGCGTTGTGTGAACATGGCATTATTGCCAGTGCAATTAAAGCGGTTAAAAAAGCGTATCCGAAGATGTTTGTCGTAACCGATCTCTGTTTTTGCGAATTTACCGATCACGGACATTGTGGTATATTAGATATGGAACACGAGAGTGTTGACAACGATGCAACTTTAGAGATTTTAGCCAAACAAGCCCTTGTACATGCGCACGCTGGTGCGGATATGATAGCACCTAGTGGTATGATGGATGGTATGATCGAAGCGTTACGTGAGGCTCTTGATAGTGAAGGGTTTATTAATCTTCCCATTATGAGCTATTCAACCAAATTTGCGAGTGCCTATTATGGACCATTCCGTGATGTGGCTGAGTCTGCTCCCTCTTTTGGCGATCGTAAAACCTACCAAATGGACCCCGCCAACAGAAGAGAAGCGATCGCCGAATCGGTTGAAGATGAGATGCAAGGTGCGGACATCTTGATGGTCAAACCAGCCCTTGCTTACCTTGACATTGTTCGTGATGTACGTAATGCAACCTCTTTGCCATTATGTGTTTATAATGTCAGTGGTGAGTATGCGCTTCTAAAAGCAGCAGGACGTGCAGGTGTGATTGATTATGATCGTGTGATGATGGAGACGATGATTGCATTTAAACGTGCTGGAGCTGATATTATCATCAGTTACCACGCGAAAGAAGTAGCTGAGATTTTAAGAAGAAAGTAAATTCTACGCAAGGCGTAAGCTTTAGTGCGGGGAATTTTATGTGGGCTTTGCCCAAATAAAAGGAGGTATCAAATATGAGACATTTTTTTAACACTAAAAGATTATAGCAAGGCAGAGATTTTAGAGATCATTGACTTGGCGATTAAAATTAAAAAACAAGCGAAAAAAGGGCAAATATAAGCCTTACCTTGAAAATCAAACCTTAGGGATGATTTTTGAAAAAAGCAGTACCAGAACGCGTGTCAGTTTTGAAGTGGGTATTCATCAATTGGGTGGTGTGGGTCTGTTCCTCTCTTCCAATGACTTGCA encodes the following:
- the hemB gene encoding porphobilinogen synthase, with product MFKRFRRLRMNATLRSLVRETTLSMDDFIYPLFAKNGEGFKKEISSMPGVYQMSIDEIVKECGVLQELGINSIILFGIPEVKDSVGSDALCEHGIIASAIKAVKKAYPKMFVVTDLCFCEFTDHGHCGILDMEHESVDNDATLEILAKQALVHAHAGADMIAPSGMMDGMIEALREALDSEGFINLPIMSYSTKFASAYYGPFRDVAESAPSFGDRKTYQMDPANRREAIAESVEDEMQGADILMVKPALAYLDIVRDVRNATSLPLCVYNVSGEYALLKAAGRAGVIDYDRVMMETMIAFKRAGADIIISYHAKEVAEILRRK